A region of the Oncorhynchus gorbuscha isolate QuinsamMale2020 ecotype Even-year linkage group LG02, OgorEven_v1.0, whole genome shotgun sequence genome:
attcatgttgttattcatatggaaagagaaagtgaaatattccttgatattaaaaaagacccaaGCCGCTAATACTAAGAACAGCTCAAGCCTACAGATACACTCTCCTACTCAATCAGTACTGCTGCACTGCTTGTTGTAAGCACTGAGTGGAAATAGGACGAATGCACATTTTATGttttataaaagtgttgaatatatgcacattttatggcttataaaagtgttgaatacaaagtgttgacagtgctgagtaagaatataaacatgaactcactcataaaaacagcaactatttgctgtattcgttgacagtctctctagtcgtggttttaaacgttttgaaaAATCACAGTATCAATTTTGCTGtagctgtattcgttgacagtctctctagtcatggttttaaacgtttTTAAATATCACAGTATCAATTTTGCTGTAGCTTTCTCTTACGCCTGCTACATTACTGCAGACACGGTAATCTGAGCAATTCGATTGGCCAGCGGTAGACCTGTAGTGCACTTCATTTGCTCTCTGGGCCCGCCGGGAAGGCAGAGTTTATACCTTCGGACACAAGAAATGGTTCAAAATGACAACAGTTTGCCTTCCTGGAACACAGGGCAGTTGAATCAGGCACAtctacccccaacagcccaaaaCGAATAAACCAAATAGGAACACAAGGCTTCATCGTtgggttttttacagaaatgATTGGCGATCGACTAGCAATGCATTGGAGAAcaaccggttggtgaccactgctctagaaagttgagtgaagttcaatctcgtgtttctctctgtgggctgatatttCTGCGTGGCAGTCCCAGTCATCGACTGGCACCAGATTGCTATAAtatatgatgtggttagctgatacagTAGCCTATCTAAAATACTATATCCAGGCGCTGTAAAATCTGGCATGCATCAGCAACGCCTGGACAGAGGAACATGCCCATTATAAATATCCATCTTGACATTCCAGAGCAATAGTAATGGTGTCTTTTTTTAGGGACTAATGGCGGCTAACTCCGCCATGGCTCGTTGGCCAAAGCCGATGGGGTAATTATTGGACTTTTTGTACTGTTTTGGATAAACGCCGAGAATAAGGTCGGTGGTAAACACAGGTTTAGGAGAtattatacattttgttctatgagaGTATCTTAATCTGCAACATCACTAAACTTTGTGAATGTTTAAGCATTTAATCAAAACAAGCACACAAAGGCTTAATAATTCATTAAAGTACatttaactgactgatattatctcattATCTTTTATAAGCCAATCCCCTTTAGGATTGGCCAACTAaccattttatatatataatatgaaaaTGGTGGATCAATTTACTTCTACCAGATGCCTTTTCATTACGTTGTTGCGCTGAAGACCAATGCTCTATGTTTTTGCTCCTTGAAACCATTCAAAAAGTATACAAAACTACAAGCTACTTGATCCATCACTtgcaaaacatattttgcatcgtTTATTTGCTTACAGAAAACAAGGAGTTCTCATAGACCAccagggtaaaaaaaaaaaacatttacatgttGCTTATGAGTGAATTTCACAATACTTTTAGATTATAATTAGATTTTATGATTTGTATGAATGTCCTAATTAATATACTGTTTGTGTCATCATCGCAAATCAACtgtgttttacattttattttattttaaataaacaaGTATAATGGCTCTTTGGCTAGCTTTGCTTCCAGCCTATGTCAATGAGCGTTAGCATTCAAACTACAACTGCTGCATCCAAAATAGGTATTTTGCAAAGATCACAACCAAATATAATCTGAGCAATTTTTCAAGCGATAATCAAAATAACATTGCAAGCGTATTACAACCCCAAAACGTGTTTGTTGTTCATAAATAATAACTACGTAAATATAGGCTATACATAACGGGTACAGATGGTGATGGCTTTCTTTCTGCATCCTAAAGTCCCGTGCTTCTGTGCGTGACGTAGTATGTGTCATGTACTGAAAAGGGGCTTATACAGTGAGTGATATTCTTTGAAAGCATTCATAACCTTTTCTAAACATaatgaatatatatttttaaacatcaTCGAGATTGCAACAAAAGCATAAACAAGAGTAGTATGTTCTTATGATTTAATCAAGGGTTGTATTTCATATAATTGAAAGTACCAATTTTGCAGCTGTACAATAATATCTCACATCAGCACAACTTTGGTATTTTACCCTTGCTAACATCAGAGCTAACGGACAAAAATGGAACAGTGACGAGGGTGTGTTTGAAAAAGCCAATAAGCTGTCTCAGCAAATGCATGTAATTGATGTCCAGAAATGTTGTAAACATACACATGCTGTACAAAGGCACACTACTAAGTCATGCATGTGTCTGGTAGGCATTTCTGTCCTGTGCAAATGTTCCTACTGTAGCACAAATGACACATGGCAACATGAATTTGAAAACTGCTACACTGTCAAATTTGACTAGCTTTGTAACATTTCGCTTGAAACATGAAACTGCTAAAAGTTCCAAATATAGAGGAAGTTCCTTACAAATTAGGCGACCTTGAACGCACCAACATTTTATTGCTAGGCTGGCTTGCGCTAGGTAGGAAGGCAAAATTACAGAATGTGCAAAGTTTCTTCAGGAAATAGCAACCGAAAATGTAAAAAAAGtagtttttaaaaaatgaatcttGTTTAGACCAGCACCCATTTCTTGGCATTGGACGATGGAGCACATTTTAACGCCAAAGGTAGGTGgccactagctaacgttagccagtgaTGCTAACTGGCAAtaactaacgttagttagctagcaaCTACGCTAACATTACCTGACTTCGTTATCTAGCCTCTTACGTTTCATAGGATAGTTTTAAAACTGAATAATCTGCCAGCTCTCTGATTTAGCTACATAACACTGTTAAATTAGTCATGTttgattgttagctagctagcaactatAGTTGTCATGAGACTGACCGTCACAACAAGCAACAGCAaatacgctagctagctaactaaagtTACATTCCTGCATGTCAGCACACCTGTGTTGGAACCTCTAGGTCTCCAGGATTTCCTGGTGTTGGTTTTAGTAAGAGTGCTTGGAAATGATTTCTCAGCCATTCATTCACCTGTTGATATTTATTATTCAGAGAATGGCATGTGGTGACTCAATCTGTCCTAATGTCGTTTTTATGTGAAATACAGGTGGAAGAAGTGAAATTGTTGGATCGATACACTGCAAAGAAGCCAGCCATTGGCACTCTCTATCTAACAGCAACCCATCTAATCTTTGTGGAGACCTCCTGTAACACTCGCAAGGAAACCTGGGTATGACACTTGCTCAGAGAGCATGACAAGGGTTGAGCGCCAAAGGGGTGTAAATTGCCTGGTATGAAAGCAACCCATGGCCCTTTCCCATACTATGTACACCTTCACTGTTCACATATATGAAGGCACTGGATAGGATGTAGACTAAGTTGGTGTGTAAgcaactacagtggggcaaaaaaaagtatttggtcagccaccaattgtgcaagttctcccacttaaaaagatgagaggcctgtaattttcatcataggtacacttcaactatgacagacaaaatgagaagaaaaagaaattatggtggaaaataaatatttggtcaataacaaaagtttctcaatactttgttatataccctttgttggcaatgacagaggtcaaacattttctgtaagtcttcacaaggttttcacacactgttgctggtattttgccccactcctccatgtagatctcctctagagcagtgatgcaGAGCAgggactgttgctgggcaacacagactttcaactccctccaaagattttctatggggttgagaactggagactggctaggccacgcCAGGACCttcaaatgcttcttacgaagccactccttcgttgcccgggcggtgtgtttgggatcattgtcatgctgaaagacccagccacgtttcatcttcaatgcccttgctgatggtaggctttgttactttggtcccagctttctgcaggtcattcactaggtcccccccgtgtggttctgggatttttgctcaccgttcttgtgaaccattttgaccccactgggtgagaccttgcgtggagccccagatcaagggagattatccgtggtcttgtatgtcttccatttcctaataattgctcccacagttgatttcttcaaaccaagctgcttacctattgcatatttagtcttcccagcctggtgcaggtctacaattttgtttctggtgtcctttgacagctctttggtcttggccatagtggagtttggagtgtgactgtttgaggttgtggacaggtgtcttttatactgataacaagttcaaacaggtgccattaatacaggtaacgagtggaggacagaggagcctcttaaagaaggtctgtgagagccagaaatcttgcttgtttgtaggtgatcaaatacttattttccaccataatttgcaaataaattcattcaaaatcctacaatgtgattttctggatttttttcttttctcattttgtctgtcatagttgaagtgtacctatgatgaaaattacaggactctcatctttttaagtgggagaacttgcacaattggtggctgactaaatacttttttgccccactgtatatgcccCTTGTTAGCAGGGGTGGTGCCACAAATATTAGGCCTACACCTATCTGGGTTTCTGCCAATATTGAAGTGGTAGGGAACTTAAAAGCCAGGACTCAAGATTAATAGTTTTTGGTTTCACTCTCATCTTCACCAGATGTTACACCATCTCATAGCCACAGTAGAGAAACTCCCTCTTACAGCCATGGGATGCCCACTTCACATTTCCTGCAAGAATTTCCATGTGGCTCACTTTGTCATTTCCAGTGAGAGGGACTGCCAAAATGTTCATCAGTCCCTGGTCAGACTCTCCCAACCAGGTACTTACAGTAGCATTCCTTATCAACCCTCCTCCCTTTCGGGTAAAAACAAAATTATGATCCACTGTGAATATTTATACAATTCGTCCATACAGTAACATTGGACATTTTTTTATAGGGAAAGTGGAAGAGTTGTATGCTTTTCTTTACAACCCAAAACAAGATGAAGACGAGAGAAGAAATGGTTGGGGCTTTATTGACTCAGCCATGGATTTCAAAAGAATGGGATTGCCCAATGAGTTTTGGGAAATGACAGACCTCAACAAGAACTATGAGGTAAATTAAGCAATCATATGCCTTTCAGACTTTTTATTGAATTTGCTTTTTTGTCAAACAAATGCTGTCTCCCCCATGTAATTCTTTAGTTTTGCATTAGCTTCTCATCAAGCAAAGGCATTTGCAACTAATGCATGCACACGTTGTTCTGTTCCCTCTGGATTGCTTAGCTTTGCAGCACATATCACTCAGAACTGGGCATTCCTAAAACCGCAAGCAAGGGCACAGTCTTTGGGAGTGCCAAATTCAGGAGCAGGGGGCGCATTCCTACTCTCTCCTACTACCACAAGGAAAGTAATGTAAGTTCAGACTCTCCCTTATTTAATGCAAGGTTCAGTCTCATCTCTGCGCATGCTATACTTACTGTATCtgttaaccctcctgttgtgttcgtttaatgttaattaattctgtgttcccggtccaaaatgaccttcccattatagctgattataaatcaataataatacatatattatcacctaatgttgttaaatctttttatcaacttaagttcttgtgaacattacacgttttgaacttctatttgctatttatggcctgtaggcctcattgacctgagctcatacaactagtttttgagtaaaaaaaaaaaaagaaaagcatAATGTACGGATTATTTTGACtacaaatactcagatgaaacatattgtgcaCTGGTGAGGActctcctcaccagtgtcatgataaAATATATggtcaagagcctcacatacagtatatcatttggtcattgtgctgccacagaatgaatcgTAAGCAAGGTCTCAAAAAAGCTTTATGTACCAGAGCTGCGAGAAAAGTTGTATATATTATTGCGACAATGTTGcaattgtttgtgagaatgccaacaggtgtggttctCGTTTGGGGGAAGATCATATTGGAGAAAGGTTcccgtgggggttgccatggaagccaagaaggggagtgaggtgtttgtatgtgtgtgctcaaacacacatgcatgtgggggtctgggagaggaagtgtgtccatttgatgaatgggcatgtgcctgaactcaattttatacattaattgtagtctcacccattcatttctaaagactggtcaTTTTTGATCGGGAAtaccacaggtgtacaaaagttaaataaaacacacaAAATGTCATGAAAttatcaaaatgtattttgtgtgttcaaatgccctgtgtggacaaagtcatggcaCTTTATGACAATCAGCttaaattaactacatttttcagagagaacttgtaaatcggtccaattcaaccggaacacagcaggagggttaatGATTACAATGGCATTCCAAATGCACTTCATGGTGAAGCTGTTTTGGTTTCCCCCTCATCTACCAGGCTGCCATTTGCCGCTGTAGCCAGCCCCTGTCCGGGTTAAGTGCTCGGTGTGTAGAAGATGAGGAGATGCTACAGGCAATCAGCCGGGCTAATCCCAAAAGCACCTTCATGTATGTGGTGGATACCAGGCCTAAGGTAATAAATACACTTTCAGATAATTATATTGCTAATTTCCCCTGTATGTTTCAATTGCCCCATCCTAATCCAAACCATCCTGCTTTTTTCCACAGTTGAATGCAATGGCCAATAGAGCAGCAGGGAAGGGATACGAGAATGAGGACAACTACTCAAACATCTGCTTTCAGTTTGTGGGCATTGAGAATATCCATGTCATGAGGAACAGTCTGCAGAAGCTTCTGGAAGGTTACTGTCATTGCTCTCACATTAAAACGAGGAACCATAATCATTGGATGTAATGGGTTATACTTATTAATCATTTACTAAAGTGAAAAGTCATTTTGCAGCAAGGACTAAAGACCAGGCAAAGTTCATGCTCGACAAAGTCAAGTTTATAAGGTGCTTAGTTGTCATCTTCTGTTTTCAGTGTGTGCTATGAAGTCTCCAACAATGAGTGACTACTTGACGGGACTGGAGAATTCTGGTTGGCTGCGTCACATCAAGGCTGTGATGGATGCTGGAGTATTTCTGGCTAAGGTAATAGACATCCTGCCATGTAGCGATCTTCTTAGTTTAATATAAACATggcaacacattcttatttagtACCTATAACCTTagaaatgtatgaaaacaaattctttttttttgctttgtatCCATCTAGTTTTGTAAACTAGCGTGTATGATGTGGTTCTGAGCTATCCTTTGTCTCTGCTAAGGCTGTGGCTGAGGATAAGGCTAGTGTGCTTGTACACTGCTCAGATGGCTGGGATCGCACAGCTCAGGTGTGTTCTTTGGCAAGCATCCTCTTGGACCCCTTCTATCGTACCATCAAGGGACTCATGGTGAGAACAGAGTGGTTTGCTTGCATTATCTTGACACTGAGTATTTGTGTGATGGACAACACAGTCATTGTCGATAAAATATAATGATTTTAACACTATTTATTTAAACTCCCATTCTGTTTATTTCTTATTTTAGGTTTTGATAGAAAAAGAATGGATATCTATGGGGCATAAATTCACACAAAGGTATTAACATCTAATATATTTGGAACAAGGCCAATCATCTAACCATGTtggtgtctgctaaattacacaACTTTGTGACGAAAATAACTGAACTATCGGACAAGCTAAAACCCAGATAAGTCTTAACATAAGATTTTCATGGTGTACATAGGACATAAGAAGATAACAGatataatattgagttgcaggtGTGGGCATGTGGATGGGGATCCCAAGGAGGTGTCCCCTGTATTCACCCAGTTCATTGAATGTCTTTGGAATCTCATGGAGCAGTACCCCTGTGGCTTTGAGTACAACGAGAAGTACCTTTTGGAAATCCACAACCATGTTTACTCCTGCCAGTTTGGAAATTTCATTGGCAACTgccaaagagagcgagaggagatgCGGTGAGGAGTCCCTGAAATAAACTGCAGTGCCTATGCAGACATCTGATTTCCTTTTCTGTAGTAGTCATTTCCGATTTGGAGGTTTTAATCTGTTCGTGAACAATTTATCCTTTCGATCTTCAGACTTTATGAGAGGACCTTCTCAGTTTGGCCATTTCTCTGGGAGAACCGCCATCAGTACAGAAATCCTCTGCACAAATGTTCATTAGGGAGGGAGGTTCTGAGGCCAAGCACATTGCCGTTGAATTTCAAGTAAGTTCTCATTGGTTTCCTGAGATTTTCACTATGAGCAAATAAATATATTGTCAATGTACATGAGCAATATCTGTACAGAGTATTTTTTTCAAACATTTGAATTTGTGTTTAATTTGATAGAATACCAATTGCATTATTTATTTGACAGGTTTTGGTGTGGCATGTATAATCATTTTGACAAGGGCATGCAGCCAAAGCAGTCCATTCTGGATCACCTGTTAACCATAACACAGAAAAAGGCAGAGGGTGAGAAGAAAATGACAGATCTCCAGATAGTAAGTGGATATAGATTTTTCTAATGGCACATGTAAAAGCTTTCTTGGGTGGCTTGAATACATTTCTCCAATATTTTCATTCCTTTGTAGCAGTTGGCAGTCATGGATGGTGTTCTGGCAGATCAGGGCAGTCCAACAGGCACGCCACCTGAACAAACCTCTTTGTCTCCTGTATCGGTTAGCCACACAGCCGAAAATGCTAAACCACTCATGAATGGCGCTGCAGTGGAGGAGGCTGAAATAGAGTTGGTACCTACTGCAGGGAGCGAGAAGATGGAACCAGTAGCTATAGAAAATTGAGTTACTGCCACAAAGGGCACAGTTGTTTCCATGGAGATCAAAGATGTCAGAGGAGGGACAAAGTTCCTCTGAAATAACCACTGAAGCAGTTAAGCTTGTGGCCTGATTATCCAATCTGTTAGTTGACTGAGCAAATTACAGCCTTATTGATGAAACAAATTCTGATCCAATTCTTTAGCAGCAATAGAAgttgaacatttatttaacaatttATTTTACAACCTTTTTTGGGGGATAAATACAGTggcttgacttattccacagcttgttacgttacagccttattaacaatttttacaaatgtattactatgttatgttatgtttactcagtactttgaaatcgctgccaaaggtgcttcaacagccTTGAGCTACacgcttggtacacctgtatttggggagtttctcccattattctctgcagatcatctcaagctctgtcaggttggatggggagcgtcgctgcacaactattttcagggctctctagagatgttcaatcaggttcaagtccgggctctagcagggccactcaaggacattcagagacttgtcccgaagccactcctgcattgtcttggctctgcttggtttcatcagaccagagtatcttgtttctcatgttctgagattcctttaggtgcattttggcaaactccaagcggcctgtcatgtgccttttactgaggagtggcttccgtctggccactctactgtaAAGGCCTAATTGGTTTGGCCGGGCGGcgagctctaggaagattcttggttgttccaaacttcttccgtttaagaatgatggaggaccttcaatgcagcagatTTTTATTTTGTAccttcccccagatctgtgcctcgacacaattctgtctcggaggtCTGCGGACAAAtctttcaacctcatggcttggtctttgctctgaAATGCCccgtcaactatgggacctttttatatagacaggtgtgttcctttgcAAATCATtttcagtcaattgaatttaccacaggtggtctccaagttgtagaaacatctcaaggatgatcaatgaaaacaggatgcacctgagctcaatttcgagtctcatagctgaatacttatgtaaataaggtattcatctttattttttattcatttgcaaaaatatctagaattctgttttttttctcgCTTTGTCATATTTAGTGTAGATTAGGgggaataaaaaaataattttagaataagactgtaatgtaacaaaatgtggagaaagtcaaggggtctgaatacttttggaatgccatatatatatatatatatataagtaccagtcaaaagtttggacacacctactcattcaagggtttttcttattttttttattttctactttgtagaataatagtgaagacaaactaataacacatatggaatcagatAGTAACCAatagtgttaaataaatcaaagtatattttttATATgggtgggcaggtagcctagtggttagagcattggactagtaaccgaaaggttgcaaaatcaaatccccgagctgacaaagtacaaatctgtcgttctgcccctgaacaaggcagttaatcctcTGTTCCTgggacgtcattgaaaataagaatttgttcttaactgacttgtctagttaaataaaggtaaaataaatatttgagattcttcaaagtagctacccttt
Encoded here:
- the mtmr8 gene encoding myotubularin-related protein 8 isoform X1 yields the protein MEHILTPKVEEVKLLDRYTAKKPAIGTLYLTATHLIFVETSCNTRKETWMLHHLIATVEKLPLTAMGCPLHISCKNFHVAHFVISSERDCQNVHQSLVRLSQPGKVEELYAFLYNPKQDEDERRNGWGFIDSAMDFKRMGLPNEFWEMTDLNKNYELCSTYHSELGIPKTASKGTVFGSAKFRSRGRIPTLSYYHKESNAAICRCSQPLSGLSARCVEDEEMLQAISRANPKSTFMYVVDTRPKLNAMANRAAGKGYENEDNYSNICFQFVGIENIHVMRNSLQKLLEVCAMKSPTMSDYLTGLENSGWLRHIKAVMDAGVFLAKAVAEDKASVLVHCSDGWDRTAQVCSLASILLDPFYRTIKGLMVLIEKEWISMGHKFTQRCGHVDGDPKEVSPVFTQFIECLWNLMEQYPCGFEYNEKYLLEIHNHVYSCQFGNFIGNCQREREEMRLYERTFSVWPFLWENRHQYRNPLHKCSLGREVLRPSTLPLNFKFWCGMYNHFDKGMQPKQSILDHLLTITQKKAEGEKKMTDLQIQLAVMDGVLADQGSPTGTPPEQTSLSPVSVSHTAENAKPLMNGAAVEEAEIELVPTAGSEKMEPVAIEN
- the mtmr8 gene encoding myotubularin-related protein 8 isoform X2, coding for MEHILTPKVEEVKLLDRYTAKKPAIGTLYLTATHLIFVETSCNTRKETWMLHHLIATVEKLPLTAMGCPLHISCKNFHVAHFVISSERDCQNVHQSLVRLSQPGKVEELYAFLYNPKQDEDERRNGWGFIDSAMDFKRMGLPNEFWEMTDLNKNYELCSTYHSELGIPKTASKGTVFGSAKFRSRGRIPTLSYYHKESNAAICRCSQPLSGLSARCVEDEEMLQAISRANPKSTFMYVVDTRPKLNAMANRAAGKGYENEDNYSNICFQFVGIENIHVMRNSLQKLLEVCAMKSPTMSDYLTGLENSGWLRHIKAVMDAGVFLAKAVAEDKASVLVHCSDGWDRTAQVCSLASILLDPFYRTIKGLMVLIEKEWISMGHKFTQRCGHVDGDPKEVSPVFTQFIECLWNLMEQYPCGFEYNEKYLLEIHNHVYSCQFGNFIGNCQREREEMRLYERTFSVWPFLWENRHQYRNPLHKCSLGREVLRPSTLPLNFKFWCGMYNHFDKGMQPKQSILDHLLTITQKKAEGEKKMTDLQILAVMDGVLADQGSPTGTPPEQTSLSPVSVSHTAENAKPLMNGAAVEEAEIELVPTAGSEKMEPVAIEN
- the mtmr8 gene encoding myotubularin-related protein 8 isoform X3 encodes the protein MLHHLIATVEKLPLTAMGCPLHISCKNFHVAHFVISSERDCQNVHQSLVRLSQPGKVEELYAFLYNPKQDEDERRNGWGFIDSAMDFKRMGLPNEFWEMTDLNKNYELCSTYHSELGIPKTASKGTVFGSAKFRSRGRIPTLSYYHKESNAAICRCSQPLSGLSARCVEDEEMLQAISRANPKSTFMYVVDTRPKLNAMANRAAGKGYENEDNYSNICFQFVGIENIHVMRNSLQKLLEVCAMKSPTMSDYLTGLENSGWLRHIKAVMDAGVFLAKAVAEDKASVLVHCSDGWDRTAQVCSLASILLDPFYRTIKGLMVLIEKEWISMGHKFTQRCGHVDGDPKEVSPVFTQFIECLWNLMEQYPCGFEYNEKYLLEIHNHVYSCQFGNFIGNCQREREEMRLYERTFSVWPFLWENRHQYRNPLHKCSLGREVLRPSTLPLNFKFWCGMYNHFDKGMQPKQSILDHLLTITQKKAEGEKKMTDLQIQLAVMDGVLADQGSPTGTPPEQTSLSPVSVSHTAENAKPLMNGAAVEEAEIELVPTAGSEKMEPVAIEN